A portion of the Nitratidesulfovibrio termitidis HI1 genome contains these proteins:
- a CDS encoding UDP-N-acetylmuramoyl-L-alanyl-D-glutamate--2,6-diaminopimelate ligase — protein sequence MTRISFDELLVRVRANTPEIRTDSRKVGRGDVFVAVPGVAANGGAGVDGADFVPKAWAAGAGAVVCLPDRVEAALADAPAGAVVAAHDDPRAAIGLLGQARHGTDALPFPVVAVTGTNGKTTITYLLEHVFSALGRRAGVLGTVSYRWPGFAMDAPLTTPDCIETHAMLARMRDAGVDVALMEVSSHALDQRRVAGIRFAGAILTNLTQDHLDYHGDMEHYYAAKARLFTELPDADKACAVNADDAWGRRLLGEVPHAIGFGLDAANAVQGRRYLHGEMVRNATSGLTLRMTFEGRQWELSSHLVGVHNASNLLAVQAVCLGMGLAPQDFASLADFTGVPGRLERIVNPRGLDIFVDYAHTPDALENVLRALRAVGFSRIVTVFGCGGNRDRTKRPLMGQAVARHADVAVLTSDNPRHEDPEAIMADVLPGLAGAREVVSDPDRARAIGKALALLQPGDVLLVAGKGHESYQQIGDRKVPYSDQQVIREILGCN from the coding sequence ATGACCCGTATATCTTTTGATGAACTTCTGGTCCGTGTTCGTGCCAACACGCCGGAAATCCGTACCGACTCGCGCAAGGTGGGCCGGGGCGACGTGTTCGTGGCCGTGCCCGGTGTTGCCGCCAACGGTGGCGCGGGCGTGGACGGCGCGGACTTCGTCCCCAAGGCGTGGGCAGCCGGAGCCGGTGCGGTGGTCTGCCTGCCCGACCGGGTGGAAGCGGCTCTTGCCGACGCCCCCGCAGGCGCGGTGGTGGCCGCCCACGACGATCCGCGCGCGGCCATCGGCCTGCTGGGTCAGGCCCGCCACGGCACCGATGCGTTGCCTTTTCCGGTGGTGGCCGTTACCGGCACCAACGGCAAGACCACCATCACCTATCTGCTGGAGCACGTGTTTTCCGCCCTTGGCCGCCGGGCCGGGGTGCTGGGCACCGTCAGCTACCGCTGGCCGGGCTTTGCCATGGACGCGCCCCTGACCACCCCCGATTGCATCGAAACCCACGCCATGCTGGCCCGCATGCGCGACGCCGGGGTGGACGTGGCGCTGATGGAAGTCTCGTCCCACGCGCTGGATCAGCGCCGGGTGGCGGGCATCCGCTTTGCCGGGGCCATCCTGACCAACCTGACGCAGGATCATCTGGATTACCACGGCGACATGGAACACTACTATGCCGCCAAGGCCCGCCTGTTCACCGAACTGCCCGACGCGGACAAGGCCTGCGCCGTCAATGCCGACGACGCCTGGGGCCGCCGCCTGCTGGGCGAGGTTCCGCACGCCATCGGTTTCGGGCTGGATGCGGCAAACGCCGTTCAGGGCCGTCGGTACCTGCACGGCGAGATGGTGCGCAACGCCACCTCGGGCCTCACGCTGCGCATGACCTTCGAGGGGCGGCAGTGGGAGCTTTCCTCGCATCTCGTCGGCGTGCACAACGCCTCCAACCTGCTGGCCGTGCAGGCGGTATGCCTGGGCATGGGCCTTGCGCCGCAGGATTTCGCCAGCCTGGCCGACTTCACCGGCGTGCCGGGGCGGCTGGAGCGCATCGTGAATCCGCGGGGGCTGGACATTTTCGTCGATTACGCCCATACCCCCGACGCGCTCGAAAACGTGCTGCGCGCGCTGCGTGCGGTGGGCTTTTCGCGCATCGTCACCGTGTTCGGCTGCGGCGGCAACCGCGACCGCACCAAGCGCCCGCTGATGGGGCAGGCGGTGGCACGGCATGCCGACGTGGCCGTGCTCACGTCCGACAACCCCCGCCACGAGGACCCGGAGGCCATCATGGCCGACGTGCTGCCCGGCCTTGCCGGGGCGCGCGAAGTGGTCAGCGACCCCGACCGGGCCAGGGCCATCGGCAAGGCCCTGGCGTTGCTGCAGCCGGGCGACGTGTTGCTGGTGGCGGGCAAGGGGCACGAAAGTTACCAGCAGATCGGCGACCGCAAGGTGCCGTACAGCGACCAGCAGGTCATTCGGGAGATACTGGGGTGCAATTGA
- the mraY gene encoding phospho-N-acetylmuramoyl-pentapeptide-transferase — translation MLYNLLYPLSAEFTVLNVFRYITFRSVWALLTALLLSILMGPRFIEWLQRIKCGQQIHEDVTCHMQKAGTPTMGGLLIAFSLSISVLLWADLTNKYVWLTMLIFLGFGLVGFLDDYIKVRRRNNKGLSARAKFLGQVIVAAVAMYMVVSEPVYSTRLAFPFFKGLAPDLGWLYIPFAVTVMVGSSNGVNLTDGLDGLAIGPTIIAGMVFAVFIYVAGNVQMSNYLQVPYVPGVGEVTVFCGALVGASLGFLWFNAYPAQVFMGDVGSLALGGALGFLAVLCKQELLLLVVGGLFVVETLSVILQVGYFKFTGGKRIFRMAPLHHHFELQGIPESKIIIRFWIMSALLGLMALSVLKLR, via the coding sequence ATGCTGTATAACCTGCTGTATCCCCTCAGTGCCGAATTCACGGTCCTCAACGTCTTTCGTTACATCACCTTCCGGTCAGTGTGGGCGCTGCTGACGGCGCTGCTGCTGTCCATCCTCATGGGGCCCCGGTTCATTGAATGGCTGCAACGCATCAAGTGCGGCCAGCAGATTCACGAGGACGTCACCTGCCACATGCAGAAGGCGGGCACACCCACCATGGGCGGCCTGCTCATCGCCTTTTCGCTGTCCATCAGCGTGCTGCTGTGGGCCGACCTGACCAACAAGTACGTCTGGCTGACCATGCTCATCTTTCTCGGCTTCGGCCTGGTGGGCTTTCTGGACGACTACATCAAGGTACGGCGCCGCAACAACAAGGGGCTGTCCGCACGCGCCAAGTTTCTGGGGCAGGTGATTGTGGCCGCCGTGGCCATGTACATGGTGGTCAGCGAACCGGTGTATTCCACGCGCCTCGCGTTTCCGTTCTTCAAGGGCCTCGCGCCCGACCTCGGCTGGCTGTACATCCCCTTCGCCGTGACGGTGATGGTGGGTTCGTCCAACGGGGTGAACCTTACGGACGGGCTGGACGGCCTGGCCATCGGCCCCACCATCATCGCGGGCATGGTCTTTGCCGTGTTCATCTACGTGGCGGGCAACGTGCAGATGTCCAATTACCTGCAAGTGCCCTACGTGCCCGGCGTGGGCGAGGTCACCGTGTTCTGCGGGGCGCTGGTGGGCGCGAGCCTGGGCTTTCTGTGGTTCAACGCCTACCCGGCCCAGGTGTTCATGGGCGACGTGGGCTCGCTGGCCCTTGGCGGCGCGCTGGGCTTTCTGGCCGTGCTGTGCAAGCAGGAACTGCTGCTGCTCGTCGTGGGCGGGCTGTTCGTGGTGGAAACCCTGTCGGTGATCCTGCAGGTGGGCTACTTCAAGTTCACGGGGGGCAAGCGCATCTTCCGCATGGCCCCGCTGCACCATCACTTCGAATTGCAGGGCATTCCCGAGTCGAAGATCATCATCAGGTTCTGGATCATGTCGGCGCTGCTGGGGTTGATGGCGCTGTCTGTCCTCAAGCTCCGCTAG
- the murG gene encoding undecaprenyldiphospho-muramoylpentapeptide beta-N-acetylglucosaminyltransferase, with the protein MRRVILTTGGTGGHIFPALAVAEEITRRYPKARILFLGGQYGPEADLAARAGLEYVGLPVRGVMGRGLRAVAAAGAMGLGVWRAVSVVRRFDPDIAVGFGGYAAFAGVLAARLCGRPAAIHEQNAIPGLTNRLLGHMVQRVFLSLPDTAGVFPARRCVATGNPVRAAIVAAGATVDAGAAEGGGALRSAHSRRLLVMGGSLGARAINEAVVAALPALRDAGVELWHQTGVADWERVRAGYKQAGISEARVEAFIDDVASAYTWADLVLCRAGATSVAELAVAGKPSVLVPFPFATHNHQLHNARHVADAGAALVVEQKDITPGAGSHDGQPAVAPVSLDRVLVELLADRARLADMGRAARAMGRPQAAAAVVDGMEAILAGRR; encoded by the coding sequence ATGCGCCGCGTCATCCTCACCACGGGCGGAACCGGGGGGCACATCTTCCCGGCGCTGGCCGTGGCCGAGGAGATCACCCGCCGGTACCCCAAGGCCCGCATCCTGTTTTTGGGCGGGCAGTACGGGCCGGAAGCCGACCTTGCGGCCCGCGCCGGGCTTGAGTATGTGGGCCTGCCGGTGCGCGGGGTGATGGGGCGCGGCCTGCGTGCCGTGGCCGCCGCCGGGGCCATGGGCCTTGGCGTGTGGCGCGCGGTATCCGTGGTGCGCCGGTTCGACCCGGACATCGCCGTGGGCTTCGGCGGCTATGCTGCCTTTGCCGGTGTGCTGGCCGCCCGGCTGTGCGGCAGGCCTGCCGCCATCCACGAGCAGAACGCCATTCCCGGGCTGACCAACCGCCTGCTGGGCCACATGGTGCAGCGGGTGTTCCTGTCCCTGCCGGATACGGCGGGCGTGTTCCCCGCGCGGCGCTGCGTGGCCACCGGCAACCCGGTGCGCGCGGCCATCGTGGCGGCAGGGGCGACTGTCGACGCCGGGGCGGCGGAGGGGGGCGGCGCTTTGCGTTCCGCCCATTCGCGACGTTTGCTGGTCATGGGCGGCAGCCTTGGCGCACGGGCCATCAATGAGGCTGTGGTGGCCGCATTGCCTGCCCTGCGCGATGCCGGTGTGGAACTGTGGCACCAGACCGGCGTGGCCGACTGGGAGCGCGTGCGCGCGGGCTACAAGCAGGCCGGAATCTCCGAGGCCCGCGTCGAGGCGTTCATCGACGATGTGGCCAGCGCCTACACCTGGGCCGACCTTGTCCTGTGCCGCGCCGGGGCCACTTCCGTGGCCGAGCTGGCCGTGGCGGGCAAGCCCTCGGTGCTGGTGCCGTTTCCGTTCGCCACCCACAACCATCAGTTGCACAACGCCCGGCACGTTGCCGACGCCGGGGCGGCGCTGGTGGTGGAACAGAAGGACATCACCCCCGGTGCTGGCAGCCACGACGGCCAGCCTGCCGTGGCGCCCGTGTCATTGGACCGCGTGCTGGTCGAACTGCTGGCTGACCGCGCGCGTCTGGCCGACATGGGCCGCGCCGCACGCGCCATGGGGCGCCCGCAGGCCGCCGCCGCCGTGGTGGATGGCATGGAAGCGATTCTCGCGGGGCGCAGGTAG
- the murD gene encoding UDP-N-acetylmuramoyl-L-alanine--D-glutamate ligase, whose product MTCDKHTAQTIGKGDLVVVVGAGRSGMAAARLLHRMGARVRLLERNADGVPADFVRWAADAGVEIATGDHAPAQFEGARAVVPSPGMAVATLRPLLPQGPDAPEILAEMELAWRQLDGEPVLAVTGTSGKTTTVSLCAAMLRAQGLSVFLGGNIGTPLSEYVLSVAHGGANGSPRADVLVIEISSFQLQACTTFRPRVAMLLNISENHLDYHADMAEYIDAKFRLFRCMDEGDLAIFGQGVRDLVAARELKPRTLFFDAAARRFPHTRLLGGHNQANIEAAWQACREFGVTPEAAERAVADFAPLEHRLEAVAERNGVLWVNDSKCTTVEALRVALQAFDRPVVLMVGGKFKGGDLASLLPLMHGRVRAVVGFGKSREYFEAAWQCHAGCPANARDTEAGLPLPGHRFSLSWHDTLDPAVAQAAALAQPGDAVVMAPATSSFDLFANYKERGHAFRRAVEALP is encoded by the coding sequence ATGACCTGCGACAAGCACACGGCGCAAACCATCGGCAAGGGCGACCTTGTGGTGGTTGTGGGCGCGGGCCGCTCCGGCATGGCTGCCGCGCGGCTGCTGCACCGCATGGGCGCGCGCGTGCGCCTGCTGGAACGCAACGCCGATGGGGTGCCCGCCGACTTTGTGCGCTGGGCCGCCGATGCCGGTGTGGAAATCGCCACTGGCGACCATGCGCCGGCGCAGTTCGAGGGTGCGCGGGCCGTGGTGCCCAGCCCCGGCATGGCCGTGGCCACGCTGCGCCCGCTGTTGCCGCAGGGGCCGGACGCCCCCGAGATACTGGCCGAAATGGAGCTTGCCTGGCGACAGCTGGACGGCGAGCCGGTACTGGCCGTCACCGGCACCAGCGGCAAGACCACCACGGTTTCGCTGTGCGCGGCCATGCTGCGCGCGCAGGGGCTTTCCGTGTTTCTGGGCGGCAACATCGGCACCCCCCTCAGCGAGTACGTGCTGTCCGTAGCGCATGGTGGGGCGAATGGCAGCCCCAGGGCCGATGTGCTGGTCATCGAAATTTCCAGCTTCCAGTTGCAAGCCTGCACCACCTTTCGCCCGCGCGTGGCCATGCTGCTGAACATCAGCGAGAACCATCTCGACTACCACGCCGACATGGCGGAATACATCGACGCCAAGTTCCGGCTGTTCCGCTGCATGGACGAAGGCGATCTGGCCATCTTCGGCCAGGGCGTGCGCGACCTGGTGGCCGCGCGCGAGCTGAAGCCCCGCACGCTGTTCTTCGACGCGGCGGCGCGGCGCTTTCCGCATACCCGCCTGCTGGGCGGGCACAATCAGGCCAACATCGAGGCCGCATGGCAGGCCTGCCGCGAGTTCGGCGTGACGCCGGAGGCGGCGGAAAGGGCCGTGGCGGACTTCGCCCCGCTGGAACACCGGCTGGAGGCCGTGGCAGAGCGCAACGGCGTGCTGTGGGTGAACGATTCCAAGTGCACCACGGTGGAAGCCCTGCGCGTGGCCCTGCAAGCCTTCGACCGTCCCGTGGTGCTGATGGTGGGCGGTAAGTTCAAGGGAGGCGACCTTGCGTCGCTGCTGCCCCTGATGCACGGGCGTGTGAGGGCCGTGGTGGGCTTTGGCAAAAGCCGTGAATATTTCGAGGCCGCATGGCAATGCCACGCCGGTTGCCCTGCGAACGCCAGGGACACCGAGGCGGGGCTGCCCCTGCCGGGCCACCGCTTCAGCCTGTCCTGGCATGACACGCTGGACCCCGCCGTGGCCCAGGCCGCCGCGCTGGCCCAGCCGGGCGACGCGGTGGTGATGGCCCCGGCCACTTCCAGCTTCGACCTCTTCGCCAACTACAAGGAGCGCGGCCACGCCTTCCGCCGCGCGGTGGAGGCCCTGCCATGA
- the ftsW gene encoding putative lipid II flippase FtsW, whose protein sequence is MRFGAHADAHPSAALADLRHGGSFGGIAHGDHGQQGGVDWWLFAIALTLLGIGLLMVLSASGIVAERFNGDKYYFFKRQLIFACVGGVAMFTAAVVPRNLLYKLQYPILFGVLAMLVLVLTPLGNKVNGARRWIQVGPVALQPMEFTKIALALYLAYFMSTKQDIIKTFSRGVIPPFAVTGVFCLLLLRQPDFGGAAVLAMILFFMCLVGGTRFFYLAVSGAAAVAGAIMLVVHSPYRFRRFTAFLDPFADAQDSGYQLVQSLFALGSGGITGVGIGASRQKLFYLPEAHNDFIIAVLGEELGFIGMSLVFVLMGMLFWRSFRIAARQEDLRDRFTAFGVTLVLLLGAVLNMAVVMGVAPPKGVPMPFLSYGGSSLLTTLTCVGLLLNYSRTAR, encoded by the coding sequence ATGAGGTTCGGCGCGCACGCGGACGCCCATCCTTCCGCCGCACTGGCGGACCTGCGCCACGGCGGCAGCTTCGGCGGCATCGCCCATGGCGACCACGGCCAGCAGGGCGGCGTGGACTGGTGGCTGTTCGCCATCGCCCTGACCCTGCTGGGCATCGGCCTGCTGATGGTGCTGTCCGCCAGCGGCATCGTGGCCGAGCGCTTCAACGGCGACAAGTACTACTTCTTCAAGCGCCAGCTGATCTTTGCCTGCGTGGGCGGGGTGGCCATGTTCACCGCCGCCGTGGTGCCGCGCAACCTGCTGTACAAGCTGCAGTACCCCATCCTGTTCGGGGTGCTGGCCATGCTCGTCCTGGTGCTGACTCCGCTGGGCAACAAGGTCAACGGCGCGCGCCGGTGGATCCAGGTGGGGCCGGTGGCCCTGCAGCCCATGGAGTTCACCAAGATCGCCCTGGCCCTGTACCTGGCCTACTTCATGAGCACCAAGCAGGACATCATCAAGACCTTCAGCCGGGGGGTCATTCCGCCCTTTGCCGTGACCGGGGTGTTCTGCCTGCTGCTGCTGCGCCAGCCCGACTTCGGCGGGGCGGCGGTGCTGGCCATGATCCTGTTCTTCATGTGTCTGGTGGGCGGCACACGGTTCTTCTATCTGGCCGTGTCCGGCGCTGCGGCAGTGGCCGGGGCCATCATGCTGGTGGTGCATTCGCCGTATCGCTTCCGCCGGTTCACCGCCTTTCTCGACCCCTTCGCCGATGCGCAGGATTCCGGCTATCAGCTGGTGCAGTCGCTGTTCGCGCTGGGCTCCGGGGGCATCACCGGCGTGGGCATCGGCGCCAGCCGCCAGAAGCTGTTCTATCTGCCGGAAGCGCACAACGACTTCATCATCGCCGTGCTGGGCGAGGAACTGGGCTTCATCGGCATGTCGCTGGTCTTCGTGCTGATGGGCATGCTGTTCTGGCGGAGCTTTCGTATCGCCGCCCGGCAGGAGGACCTGCGCGACCGGTTCACCGCCTTCGGGGTGACCCTGGTGCTGCTGCTGGGCGCCGTGCTGAACATGGCCGTGGTCATGGGCGTGGCGCCCCCCAAGGGCGTGCCCATGCCCTTCCTGAGTTACGGGGGCAGCAGCCTGCTGACCACCCTGACCTGCGTGGGGCTGCTGCTGAACTATTCGCGGACGGCACGCTGA